aactgtacaaagacacaaatgattttgtactctctgcttggtctgtgtccgagtcgtacatgtacgactgaatggtgatcctctctctccttctctgtctgcctgtcagactctgttgcaaatgcagagcgggtgagcttatggccccgcccccttgttacattggcaggaagccgaaactaatttacatgtgaagcaacacgcccataaatcagcgaactgtggacacgcccccaacattaCACTTATtaccacattataataaaaaaatctgaattgtgttttgaactgaacctaaactgacacactcagaagaaccataatattaatattaaatcataaaaaagaggtaaactatgttccctttaagtgGTGGACTCAAGTTGTGTTGTgacttattttgttgtttttatcagctgttttaCAGGACATTTACTGCAGAGCTTCAACTGATAAAGCAAGTGATGTAACGTtgaacaaataaaagaaattcaTCTTACATCTTGGCCTGACCGGAACAAATCTTCATTTCTGGATGAGATTATCCCTTTAATAAGAACATATACTGTTTTTCCTGTAATTACCGAGAGTTCTGTTCATTGAAGATGTTGGATTATTCTGCAGATGAAGGTCAGAAGCGGGTGTGATTTTTCTAGATTGGAGGTCAGAAGCGAGCCACTTCAGTGAGACTGGGCACTGCGCTCTGGTCAAGATGCAGCTGGTGAAGTCCTGTGTTAAAACTAGCACACAGCAAACTACTGGAGTCACACGGAGCCAGAGAAACAAGCGGCCCCGAACCGTCCAGAGTTAAAGTGTACAAACAAGCTGAAGAGAGAGCAGGGAGGAAACAAGAGTCATGTTATTTACTGTGTTAATAATGTGTAGATGTTTTATCtcccttacactggctgccttttaagttctgtattgattataaagtattgcttcttacctataaagccttaaataatctagctcctgtttatctaaccaaccttctatatacacacacacacacacacacacatacatatatatatatatatatatatatatatatatatatatacatatatatatatatatatatatatatatatatatatatatatatatatatatacatatacatatatatatatatatatatatatatatattatatatatatatatatatatatatatacatacatacacacacacacacacacatatacgcatatatatatatacacacacacacacacacacatatatatacatacatatatatatacatatatatatatatatatatatacacatatacacacacatacatatatatatatatatatatatatatatatatatatatatatatatatatatatatatacatacatacatacatatatatatatatatatatatacatacatacatacatacatacatatatatatatatatatatatatatatatatatacatacatacatacatacatacatatatatatatatatatatatatatatatatatatatatatatatatacacacacacacacacacacacacacacacacatacatacatacatacatacatacatacatatatatatacatatatatatatatatatatatatatacacatatacacacacatacatatatatatatatatatatatatatatatatatatatatatatatatatatatatatatagatatatacatacatacatatatatatatatatatatatatatacacatacatatatatatatatatatatatacacatacatacatacatacatacatatatatatatatatacatacatacatacatatatatatatatatatatatatatatatatatatatatatatatatatatatatatatatataaatatatatttttaaacacacacacacacacacacatatatatatatatgtacacatatatatatatgtgtgtatatacacatatatatacatatatatatatatatatatacacacacacacacacacacacacacacacacacacacacatacacatacacatatatatatatatatatatatatatgtgtgtgtgtgtgtgtgtatatatatatatatatatatatatatatatatatatatatatatatatatatatatatatatatatatatatatacacacatctaaatatataaatacacacattacattgtgaataattattactatttaacatttacaattttttatattggaatttattttatagaaatgatttctatatattttattgaatgatttctTCAGAAACCATTCAAATATGCTGGCTTGGTGCTCAAgaaagtgtgtgtttatgtaggtgtgtctgtctgtgaatgtgaccgtgtgtgtgtgtgtgtgttgtatgtgtgaatgtgtgtgtttacctgcaGTGTTCTGGTCCCATATTTTCACTGAGCTGTCATAAGATGATGAGGCCACGAGGGCAGGACATCCAGGACGGGGaggcacaaacacacaacatgcTGTGGTCTGCAGGTGTCCTCTGTATTCGGCCACCTTACAACCGGGCTGCCGGAGGTCCCACagctacacacacatgcacacacaaacacaaacacacaaaagtgCATATATTAGAGACAATAGTGTTGTTTAAAAAGTGGTTGTTTCAATATCGATTCTCAAAAGCTGCGATTACGgtttttataagtgtttttttcCAAGAGCTTATGTTAAAGAAACATAAGCTCTTAGATAAACTcttgaacattaaacaatgttAAAGAAACAGTTTTTTGGAAATGatctcattttacaactccctcaaagttgagttaaacagttgaattttaccattttttaatccatttagccgatctctggtctggtgggagcacttatagcttagcttagcatagtggAAAATGTCTCTGTTATTGTCATCATCTCTGTTATACGAGTTTAAAACATTCAACAAGTCCAACAGCAACtagtaacagaatcaaatgttccCTATCCAGCATTTACATTAAGCATTTTGcatcattttacattaataatgaatTCTGATTACCGTAAATGATGCATTTGTTGTAAAGCGGGGGAAAAGGAGTATTGAAAACGTCATGTtgttttcctgggaataatatttctaaaatagctgttgacatggaattgcaccagattttgataaaaacccaaacaatacaaacataaagataaaacaaaacaaacaaaaaaaaaactgaaaatgagcttttaataacaatgaaatgacacaaggagaaagtactgaactactgaaacatacttattagtttatataaaaggcttttttggagATGGCagctctcatatggagaatgaagccacATTAATtacttgatggttctgtgggtctcgtctatcaaatctgatctttaatttgtattttctattggattcagatcattctacagcttgattttctttctctgaaagcatttaaaagtTTCCTTGTCTCTGTTATTGActttctgaaatgtccaccctggtttcatcttcatcctcctgctaatgtagatgttggactgaagcagctgatattaattttacAATTAGGAAAGGaagagggttgctgaaaaactactgagagatttcagctgctgtttggGCCTTCCATGCCTtcttacacctccctttcttcatgtgttcaatactttttccctgcatcatttcattttattacgcataacttcatttgtaaactaattagatttgttttctttgtatatatggatttctttggttgtttggaaaattttcaagtcaacggcacctttagaaatatgttttctgagataaatggtgacgtgttcaatacttattttccccaatGTACATtatgtaggaaaatgaatgaaaaatgcttGAACTGTATATGCGATTCTGGaatacatttacataaaattGGTGTCCCACTGTCAAGCGGTGGGTTGTGTCTTAATGTACCCACATGCACCTGAAGAAAGTGTTCACTGATGACTTTTCAAGAATATCAATAGCATTTgtattaaatccttattttcactGAAACAAATTGAGTGCTTGTGAATTGAAATTAAAACGGGACATCTTAATCTACTCAACCCTAGTATAACAGTAATGTCCTGGAGGTATTTTGCACACgcacgcatgcgcacacacacacgtacagcaAACTTTATGAGAACTTTCCATagatttaatgatttttatactgtacagattgTATAATCAGGGTACCCCCGGGATCCTCCAAATGAAAttcaaggctttttaagacctttttaataccCTTTCAATTGAAATTCAATGCCAACTTCGTACCCATTCTGACAGAAGTATgagggaaaaatgtaaaaatctgtaTAAACTTTTAACCctagaaaataattatgtacaaGTGACTacttgaataaaacattttatttaaattgtcagttatatttaatacatagGCAACAGCGTAACACCAGTTTGATTTTTAGTGTTGAACACTATAGCCCTACTATAACTCTACTGCCTTGGCTGCAATTTTTTCACCCAGACTCTCAAGTCCTGTCAACTTCTGCTTGTGGCTTTTTCTCAACGCGTTTGCCGTAGAGTTGGTGTTGAGCCACAGTAAGATAGGATGTTACTTGGCTGTGGTGGCAATACTTCTAACGTAgaaattagaggtgtgaacctacactggtctcacggttacgattatcatgccatcgattcggttcaattcgggGCATCACGGtgcatacacaattttatatttgggGGAGGGGCTGTctgtacgcacgcacgcacgcacgcacgcacacctgtaacaagctgtctgtataaacacacacacacatagacacaaagCACCAAGCAAGCGACACTCAGCAttacgctctctctcattcacacacataaacacacgcgCGCGCTTGCTCAGGTACCGACCGttcccgcgctttattcggaaatgtatTCCCATGCCGCAAAAAATCTGGGCGGTTCCCGCGGCTCCCACGGTACAGACGCGGGAATACAGACCTCTATCCAGAAGTtttgctgtaacagccgagaggagaggaaaagtcatgccagcaggtcaaatgggccacagtcagtcagtgagagagagagagtttactttcattctctcaatcgcagtgaaataggagcttctgctgtaagtgtcagtgaaagactgtccagaaaacacatgcagtgaaattgagCACAGTATCTGCATTCTGCGTTTTCACAGTTGGGGCATTGTAAATACCAGCGCTCGCCTCAAGCTACAGCGATGCACTTTCTGCTATGACGTGGAGCACGAGATGCACTCAACATTACTCTGCATGAATTTTTTAATTAGCCTACATTATTAACAGGTAATTTTGTTATGGTATATACTTTAATCCTAggaaaggcaaaaataaataaataaaataagaccttTGTAATGAAATCCAAGACTTATCAAATTTAGGACTTTTTCAAtgcttttaagaccccgtgggTACTCTGATAAtccatacccctaaacccaaccctcacaggaaacaatcagcatttttacattttcaaaatacttcattctgtgtgatttatgagctgttttcctcatggggTCTAAATTTAACCCAAAGCGTAAGGAACACAAAgtacaaacacatatacacacactcaccgtGGCCTCACAGCCCTGACCACCGAAACCGTTGCTGGAGGACAGCAGGTGGTAACAGTTAGCGCTGACGTCACAGTGGGTCTGAATGTACTGCTTCGCTGGAAAAGTGTTTGTGACCTGCCAGGTGCGACTGTCCCACACCCTGAGGCCGAcaaaacacatgaaaacacacactgtCAAATCAAAATGTGGATTTTGACAAAATGCATGGTTTCAAAGAAGCCTTATATAAATTAAGATTAAATATTTCTCCATGCCTTTAACTACTTGCATTTAACTTTAACTAATTGCATTTAACTAATTAGAGCAGGCTTTGTGATTTGCTATATCTTAATGTAAGTATACTGAAGATAaagttattagcccttctgtgttttttttttcttttttaaatatttcccaatagatgtttaacagagcaaggaaattttcacagtatgtctgataatattttttcttctggagaaagtcttatttgttttattttggctagaataaaagcagttaaaaaaacaaaaaaacattttaagttcaatattattagctcccttatgcaatatttttttcaattgtctacagaacaaaccactgtaatataatgacttgcctaattaatctagttaagccaggggtcaccaaagttgttcctggagggccgatgtcctgcagattttagctccaaccctaatcaaacacacctgaataagctaatcaaggtcttactaggtgtacttgaaacacccaggcaggtgttttgaggcaagttgaagcgaaaccctggagggacaccagccctccaggaccgagattggtgacccctgagttaagcctttaaatgtcactttaaacttgggaaaaaaaacattaaacggggctaaaaattcagaaaggctaataattctgacgtcaactgtatattcattttACATATGGTTTTATTCAAAACTATTAAGACTAACAAGGAGTTGTCATAATATTAACATATAGTTGGTTTgattatttctattgtttttctatTATCCTGGAATATTCTTCAGTCTGAACTAAAAATGTTTGAGCTCATCCCAATTAAACCATTTTGCTCTATCctttataacaaacaacaacagtccatttctcaatgtatgtgtttttaacatattgtaatgtgCTATAGCTCAATAaccaaactgtatttttatattatctttacttttattcattattattttttcataagcTGTGTGTTGACCTCATGGCCAGGTCACTCTTGTAAATCTTACAAGATCACCTGTAGATCTTTATctcaatggttttttttttaattggttaaataaagaaatatatactGCCATCATTTGTGAATCACATTTAGATAAAATCATCtgacaaataattaaatgtaaacattcaCTTAAAAATGAAGATTTCAGAATAAATCAAACATTGTAAACAATAGTTAATAAAAAACATCAACCGTACATTTTTAGTACAGGTCCATTAAATaggttttctattttaatataataataaatgctgaaattgatattttgaatagttcatgttaactaatgtgtTTGCTGCTGGTGGAATGACTTGGATGAATGATTTTTAGCCATTTTCAAGTATACACTTTACTACTAGCACTTTCTGTTCAATCTATTTGTCAGTTTACTGATTTGTTTTGCCACATATTCCTGTGTTAGATAAACTAAAACTTGTCGCAGAGCTCATAAAAAGTTGCTCTTTTGTTGGTCTGATTGCTACTATTATTCTTCCCATTTGTAAGGcgctttgaataaaagcatcagctaaataaacaaatgtaaatgtaaaatgtaaatggaactaatgttaacaaatggaaccttattgtgCAGTGTATCCTATCTAGTTTCACGTACACAGCCTTGTGatgatttatttgacattttgtgATGATGTGACAACAACACAGGCTTATTTGTCTAGTAAATATTTCTAGAGAAATGCATCTCTACAAAcaatcaccacacacacacacacacacacacacatcatggcATTTCAGCGATCATCTGACCTGATAGTTTTGTCTTCTGAGGTCTGGACAATAGATGTGCTTCCTGGTACCCAACACACATGGgtcacctgaaaaaaaaaacaagtttaaattcaGTGACTAAAAAGATTATTAATATGCAAGAGATCATGCTCATTGATATGAGCTGTAGTTTTTTTCTTTGATCATTGTGATTTCTGTGGTATTttgttcttaaaaagtaataaaattaatgcaatatctgatttttgcaatattgtgcagccctatttgctTCTGTACTGAGATTCCCAGCTATTGCCTGTTTAAAGACCACGTTTCATCTGTTTGAATCTGTTACTTTAATGGAAAGTAGTGGACTTGATGCCATTTTATTTCATAtctatttgtattgtttttgtaagtaaatTGGGAATTAGGCAagcaaattgtattttattttcttttatttgcacTTATGTTCTATTCAACTcgatttaattcatgtttatttggtttcctccacaagtccaaagacgtacgctttaggtgaattgaataaactaaattgaccgtagtgcatgtgtatgaatgagtgtgtatggatgttttcccagtaatggattgcagctggaagggcatccgctgtgtaaaacatgtgtaaaactggataagttggcggttcattccacggtggcgacccctgatgataatgggactaagccgaagaagaatgaatgaatgaatgaatgaatgaatgaatgaatgaatgaatgttttctaaCCAGGTTACGTGAGATGGTGTTTCTCTGCATACATTCTCCAGACTCAATGTCCCAGAGGCACATGGAGTTATCTCGAGAGCCCGTGCACAGCTTTGATCCATCTACAACACAAATAAAACCACATTAAAGGATCACATTTGAGATTttgtagggctggacgatatggcaaaaatttatatcacgatatatttcataatttcagTCGATACGATATAATACCGATATCGATATGGATGatattaaaaagccaggaaaaaactgCCAAGAATGCACACAATTAATGTCTGTACCTACAAATGTCtacaaactgaatttgcaaagtctataatCATTTCAGGCTCTTATAACtttaagcaaatatatatatatatatatatatatatatatatatatatatatatatatatatatatatatatatataaataaatataaactacaaaaaatgtatgttcactttttatttgtatttagcctttacaaacaagaaatgtgaaataaactatcaaatatataaaactctcagactcagcttattaacaatatttttccATTTAAACAAGAACAGGCtgatatttcatttaaatgacaaataaactCCTTCAGCCAGAATCAAGACAAAAATATGACACTGACTTAAGTTGCTCCTCCACCCTGTCCCTAACTTCACCATAAAGTGCAGGTATAGCCGTGCATGAAAAATATTTTCGACTAGGGAGCTCGAATCGGGGGTCAGCGACTGACATCATTTTCCTGAAGCCCACGACATCCACTAAACTaaatggcatatatatatatatatatagactgtatgacatacacatatacacacacatacatatatatacatatatatatatatatacatatatatacatatatatatatatacatatatatacatatatatatatacatatacatatacatatatatatatatatatatatatatacatatatatatatacatatatatacatatatatatatatatatatacacatatatatatatacatatatatacatatatatatatatatacacacatatatatatatacatatatatacatatatacatatatatatatacatatatatacatatatatatatatatatacacatatatatatatacatatatatacatatatatatatatatatatatatatatatatatatatatatatatatatatatatatatatatatatatatatatatgcaaatgtgTATCGAAATATCGGAAATGGGTTTAGAAATCATATCAGCATTATTGAAAAAAGAATCTACCGCGTTATATATTGATAAcgaattattgtccagccctagtCCTTTGCATGTTATAATTTGAGAGTTTGTTCACCTGGACTAACAGCTACTCCATTAACGACAAGCTCATGGCCACTGAACTCCTGGATGGCTTCTGTATCTCGTCCCAAATCCCACATCAGCACAGTCTTATCTCGGGATGCGCTGAAGATCAGGGAACtccctttaaaacaacacaactgGAAGAAAACAGAGACATTTATTCTTGGCatgcaattgaagtcagaattattagccccccagtatatttctttctttccccaatttctttaacagagagatttttttcaacacattactaaacataatagttttaataactcatttcttataactgatttat
This Danio aesculapii chromosome 5, fDanAes4.1, whole genome shotgun sequence DNA region includes the following protein-coding sequences:
- the wdr31 gene encoding WD repeat-containing protein 31 encodes the protein MGKLQSKFRRRSDLYKAKEGAEPAPVHQVVQYEPAHTDAINCVVSLTSDLCVSGGHDQAVVVYDWRAGRLCKSFQGHNREITKLCCFKGSSLIFSASRDKTVLMWDLGRDTEAIQEFSGHELVVNGVAVSPDGSKLCTGSRDNSMCLWDIESGECMQRNTISRNLVTHVCWVPGSTSIVQTSEDKTIRVWDSRTWQVTNTFPAKQYIQTHCDVSANCYHLLSSSNGFGGQGCEATLWDLRQPGCKVAEYRGHLQTTACCVFVPPRPGCPALVASSSYDSSVKIWDQNTAACLYTLTLDGSGPLVSLAPCDSSSLLCASFNTGLHQLHLDQSAVPSLTEVARF